From the genome of Chanos chanos chromosome 5, fChaCha1.1, whole genome shotgun sequence, one region includes:
- the ipmkb gene encoding inositol polyphosphate multikinase codes for MDSSVALGRLEISGPMVTRGPCLTGSVSKERTAQSGPPTHLRGCVPLSHQVAGHKYGVDKVGILQHPDGTVLKQLQPPPRGQREMQFYSKVYADDCCDPCLLELQQHLPKYYGTWSSPDTPTDLYLKLEDVTRRFQKPCIMDVKIGQRSYDPFASQEKRDQQIKKYPLMEEIGFLVLGMRVYKVGSDNFDTYDQHYGRGLVKDTIKDGLSKFFYNGENLRKDAVAASIVKVKKVLQWFEGQSQLNFYASSLLFVYEGLRPPSLISGSPEEKNTEAEAGEPTTGMLEYNNNIDQSLSTMYSLHKRGCTKSHHEANQENDTWKCNTQIPTHQPNGNNTTAQLEEWGDKRPKEEAVPLMPGDVEVRMIDFAHVFPSEVQDEGYIYGLKNLLRVLQQILDD; via the exons ATGGACTCCTCTGTAGCATTGGGAAGACTGGAAATAAGCGGCCCCATGGTGACCCGGGGTCCGTGCCTGACTGGATCCGTGTCTAAAGAGAGGACCGCGCAGTCTGGCCCTCCCACGCACCTGAGAGGATGTGTGCCACTCTCCCACCAGGTGGCCGGTCACAAGTATGGCGTTGACAAAGTAG GTATCCTCCAACACCCTGATGGCACAGTCCTAAAACAGCTTCAGCCTCCTCcaagaggtcagagagagatgcagttcTACAGCAAG GTATATGCAGACGATTGCTGTGATCCCTGTCTGTTGGAACTGCAACAACACCTTCCCAAATACTATGGCACCTGGTCCTCCCCTGACACACCAACTG ATCTCTACCTGAAGCTGGAAGATGTGACACGACGTTTTCAGAAACCCTGCATTATGGATGTGAAGATAGGCCAGAGGAGCTATGACCCCTTTGCCTCACAGGAGAAGCGGGATCAGCAGATCAAAAAATACCCTCTGATGGAGGAGATTGGTTTTCTTGTTCTGGGAATGAGG GTTTACAAAGTAGGCTCGGACAACTTTGACACATATGACCAGCATTATGGAAGAGGTCTTGTGAAGGACACCATTAAGGATG GCTTATCCAAGTTTTTCTATAATGGAGAGAACCTCCGCAAAGATGCAGTTGCTGCCAGCATTGTTAAAGTCAAGAAGGTTCTTCAGTGGTTTGAGGGCCAGAGCCAATTAAACTTTTATGCAAGTTCTCTGCTGTTTGTCTATGAGGGCTTACGTCCTCCCAGCCTCATTAGTGGAAGCCCagaggagaagaacacagaGGCTGAAGCTGGCGAGCCGACCACGGGGATGCTGGAGTACAACAATAACATAGACCAGAGCCTGTCCACCATGTATTCACTGCACAAGAGAGGCTGTACCAAGAGCCACCATGAGGCCAATCAGGAAAATGACACATGGAAATGCAACACACAGATACCCACCCATCAGCCCAATGGCAACAATACCACAGCCCAACTGGAAGAATGGGGGGATAAGAGGCCTAAGGAGGAAGCTGTACCACTAATGCCTGGA
- the ube2d1b gene encoding ubiquitin-conjugating enzyme E2 D1b gives MALKRIQKELHDLQKDPPAQCSAGPVGEDLFHWQATIMGPGDSPYQGGVFFLTIHFPTDYPFKPPKVAFTTKIYHPNINSNGSICLDILRSQWSPALTVSKVLLSICSLLCDPNPDDPLVPDIAHIYKTDKEKYNRLARDWTQKYAM, from the exons ATGGCTTTGAAAAGAATACAGAAG GAGCTTCATGACTTGCAAAAGGATCCTCCTGCACAGTGCTCAGCTGGACCTGTTGGGGAGGACT TGTTCCACTGGCAGGCAACAATAATGGGACCA GGTGATAGTCCATACCAAGGGGGCGTCTTCTTTCTCACAATCCACTTTCCCACAGATTACCCCTTCAAGCCACCTAAG GTAGCATTTACTACAAAAATTTATCATCCAAACATAAACAGTAATGGAAGTATTTGCTTAGACATCTTGAGATCACAGTGGTCCCCTGCATTAACGGTATCTAAAG TTCTGTTGTCCATATGTTCATTGCTTTGTGACCCAAACCCCGATGACCCCCTTGTTCCAGACATAGCACACATctacaaaacagacaaagaaaa ATACAACAGACTAGCAAGAGATTGGACCCAAAAGTATGCAATGTGA